In Oryzihumus leptocrescens, the following are encoded in one genomic region:
- a CDS encoding NUDIX domain-containing protein has protein sequence MTRRRSAGLLLHRVHDGRPEVLLGHMGGPYWARKDDGGWSVPKGEHEESESPQDAARREFTEELGLPVPDGPWADLGDARQPSGKVVRVFALAADVDVDAATFGTFEMEWPPRSGRRQVFPELDRVAWLDLGTARAKLVSGQRVFLDRLSSHIVATDE, from the coding sequence ATGACGCGACGACGCAGCGCCGGTCTGTTGCTGCACCGGGTCCACGACGGCCGCCCCGAGGTCCTGCTCGGACACATGGGCGGGCCGTACTGGGCGCGCAAGGACGACGGCGGCTGGTCGGTGCCCAAGGGCGAGCACGAGGAGTCCGAGTCGCCGCAGGACGCCGCCCGCCGCGAGTTCACCGAGGAGCTCGGCCTGCCTGTGCCGGACGGTCCGTGGGCCGACCTCGGCGACGCGCGCCAGCCCAGCGGCAAGGTGGTGCGCGTCTTCGCCCTGGCGGCCGACGTCGACGTCGACGCGGCGACCTTCGGGACCTTCGAGATGGAGTGGCCGCCGCGCAGCGGCCGCCGGCAGGTCTTCCCCGAGCTGGATCGGGTGGCCTGGCTGGACCTCGGGACGGCCCGGGCCAAGCTGGTCTCTGGTCAGCGGGTCTTCCTGGACCGGCTCTCGTCCCACATCGTGGCTACCGACGAGTAA